The following are from one region of the Rosistilla carotiformis genome:
- a CDS encoding efflux RND transporter permease subunit has product MLDAIIKFSLRYRMLVVVVSLFLLVYGSFLATQMSIDVFPDLDRPRVVIITEAPGLATEEVETLVTQPIEIALMGANGVQAVRSQSTAGLNVIYIEFDWSTEIRAARQTVQERLSTLEGVLPDGIRPQMTPPSSIMGQIIVAGIYRQNGPSGGRLAQLGNTDMMAEMVIGESEKFQIIVWTPGDRHDFSTWKKVQPQEIQWDDDPNADPQTSQVPVGTAEIKINGKSHDGYFFSEAKQQLELRTVADWIIRPRLLKVTGVAEVFMLGGDRKQYQILIDPTALLEYDVTVQEVEQALRASNINTSGGFAVTGETERPIRILGRLGPESRVVIEDLKKVPVGNHPKRAVLLGQVARVTEGPQFKRGDGSVDGRPGIVFTTVKQPHVDTRDLSDAVAEAFVEVEASLPADVIVNSELFRLRNFIDRGIFNVAEALVIGAVLVIIVLFLFLLNFRTTFITLTAIPLSLVLTTLTFRMMGWISGTELSINVMTLGGIAVAMGELVDDAIVDVENIFRRLKLNNLLPADEQKSSIVVTFEASKEIRSSIVFGTAVVILSFMPLFALSGVEGRLFTPLGFAYIVSILSSFVVSMTVTPVLSYYLLPNSRATQHEGDGFLLHGLKAMMTHLIRLSMALPRTLLILTWLAVALAAWQMSMLGRNFLPPFDEGSIQVNVTLPPGSSLDASNKVSGAIDSVFQSMQKTEENPDGEILHFVRRTGRAEMDEHASPVNFGEYILSMNPESPTEREEILARLREKISDEAPGVDIEVEQPLAHLISHMISGVYAQIAIKIHGDDLDVLQRVAEQVKGTIQDVPGITPPVVEPIQETAELHIDLRADDLALHGLTREYVADVLQTALQGEVVSQVLEGQRRFDLLVRLEEEYRTDYANLDRLRIDLPDREGQPDRGQIELREVADVGVGTGPNSILRENARRRIVIRCNTEGRDLAGAVNDIKSRIGNQVEMPAGYFIEYGGQFESQQRATQLIIVLAGVSVIGMFIVLLVLFPSIRIVLQILNALPTAFIGGVMALVITQQSLTVASLVGFISLGGIAVRNGILLVTHYFHLMKEEGEEFTQEMVMRGSLERLAPVLMTALTAGIGLIPLVLGGQEPGREILYPVATVILGGLTTSTFCEFLIHPGLFWTFSGKDAARLAKLETEEDEFGMN; this is encoded by the coding sequence ATGCTCGATGCAATCATCAAGTTTTCGCTCCGTTACCGCATGCTGGTCGTCGTTGTCAGCCTATTTCTGCTGGTCTACGGATCGTTCCTGGCTACTCAGATGTCGATCGACGTCTTTCCCGACCTCGACCGCCCTCGTGTTGTCATCATTACCGAAGCTCCCGGACTCGCGACCGAAGAGGTCGAGACGCTGGTGACGCAGCCGATCGAGATTGCGCTGATGGGTGCTAATGGCGTCCAGGCGGTTCGCAGTCAATCGACGGCGGGCTTGAACGTAATCTACATCGAGTTCGATTGGTCGACGGAAATTCGCGCTGCTCGTCAAACTGTCCAAGAAAGACTGTCCACGTTGGAGGGTGTCTTGCCGGATGGAATTCGTCCGCAGATGACGCCACCGTCTTCGATCATGGGGCAGATCATTGTCGCGGGAATTTACCGGCAAAACGGTCCCAGCGGCGGACGGCTCGCACAGCTCGGCAACACCGACATGATGGCCGAAATGGTCATTGGCGAAAGCGAGAAGTTTCAGATCATTGTTTGGACGCCAGGCGATCGGCATGACTTTTCGACTTGGAAGAAAGTTCAGCCACAGGAAATTCAGTGGGATGATGATCCCAATGCGGATCCGCAGACTTCCCAAGTCCCCGTCGGAACTGCCGAGATCAAAATCAACGGCAAGTCACACGACGGATATTTCTTTAGCGAAGCCAAACAACAACTTGAACTGCGGACTGTCGCGGACTGGATCATTCGACCACGACTGTTGAAAGTCACCGGTGTCGCGGAAGTGTTCATGCTCGGCGGAGATCGCAAGCAGTACCAAATCCTGATTGACCCGACCGCGTTACTCGAATACGACGTCACGGTTCAAGAGGTTGAACAGGCGCTTCGAGCCAGCAACATCAACACGAGCGGCGGCTTTGCGGTCACCGGTGAGACCGAGCGACCAATTCGTATTCTTGGTCGCTTGGGACCGGAATCACGGGTCGTGATCGAAGACTTGAAGAAAGTTCCCGTAGGAAACCATCCCAAACGAGCTGTCTTATTGGGGCAAGTCGCTCGCGTCACCGAAGGGCCGCAATTCAAGCGTGGTGATGGAAGCGTCGACGGTCGCCCAGGAATCGTGTTCACGACGGTCAAGCAACCTCACGTTGATACACGCGATCTGAGTGATGCGGTCGCAGAGGCATTTGTCGAGGTCGAGGCATCGTTGCCAGCGGACGTCATCGTCAACTCAGAACTGTTTCGACTCAGAAACTTTATCGACCGAGGTATCTTCAATGTTGCCGAGGCACTCGTCATCGGCGCGGTGCTCGTCATCATCGTGCTGTTTCTGTTCCTGCTGAACTTTCGCACGACGTTCATTACGCTCACCGCGATCCCGCTTTCGCTCGTTCTGACAACGCTTACATTCCGCATGATGGGTTGGATCAGTGGAACAGAGCTGTCCATCAACGTCATGACGCTCGGTGGCATCGCCGTTGCAATGGGCGAACTCGTCGACGACGCGATCGTTGATGTCGAAAACATCTTTCGTCGACTCAAGCTGAACAACCTGTTACCGGCCGACGAACAGAAGTCGTCAATCGTTGTTACTTTCGAGGCGAGTAAAGAGATTCGTAGCTCGATCGTGTTTGGAACCGCGGTCGTGATCCTTTCCTTCATGCCGCTGTTCGCACTGTCGGGTGTCGAAGGTCGGTTGTTCACGCCGCTGGGCTTCGCCTACATCGTGTCAATCTTGTCGTCCTTCGTTGTGTCGATGACCGTCACACCGGTACTTTCCTACTATCTTCTGCCAAATTCGCGTGCAACCCAACACGAGGGCGACGGGTTCTTATTGCATGGACTGAAAGCGATGATGACTCATCTGATCCGTCTCAGTATGGCGTTGCCGCGAACGCTGCTTATCTTGACCTGGCTCGCCGTTGCCTTGGCCGCATGGCAAATGTCGATGCTGGGTCGAAACTTTTTGCCGCCCTTCGATGAAGGCAGCATTCAAGTGAACGTGACCTTGCCTCCTGGATCGTCGTTGGATGCTTCTAACAAAGTTTCAGGGGCGATTGATTCCGTCTTTCAGTCGATGCAAAAGACGGAGGAAAATCCGGATGGCGAGATTTTGCACTTCGTTCGTCGAACCGGTCGAGCAGAAATGGACGAGCATGCGTCGCCGGTTAACTTCGGCGAATACATCCTCAGCATGAATCCCGAATCACCGACGGAGCGAGAAGAAATCCTCGCGAGACTCCGGGAGAAAATCAGCGACGAAGCACCCGGAGTGGACATTGAGGTCGAACAGCCTCTGGCCCACTTGATTAGTCATATGATCTCGGGCGTTTACGCTCAGATTGCGATCAAGATTCACGGCGACGACTTGGATGTTCTGCAGCGAGTTGCCGAACAGGTCAAAGGAACGATCCAAGACGTACCAGGAATCACGCCGCCGGTCGTTGAGCCGATTCAAGAGACAGCCGAACTGCACATTGATCTTCGCGCCGACGACCTAGCGTTGCATGGACTGACTCGCGAATACGTCGCGGACGTTTTGCAAACAGCGTTGCAGGGTGAAGTCGTCTCGCAAGTCCTAGAAGGCCAACGTCGATTCGATTTGCTCGTGCGACTGGAGGAGGAGTATCGCACCGATTACGCGAATCTGGATCGGCTACGCATCGACCTGCCTGACCGTGAGGGGCAACCCGATCGGGGACAGATCGAACTGCGTGAGGTCGCGGATGTGGGCGTCGGCACTGGGCCGAATTCGATTTTACGTGAGAACGCACGACGGCGGATTGTCATTCGCTGCAATACCGAAGGCCGCGACTTGGCCGGTGCCGTGAACGACATTAAGAGTCGTATTGGCAACCAGGTCGAAATGCCGGCAGGCTATTTCATTGAATATGGAGGGCAGTTCGAGAGCCAGCAGCGTGCGACGCAGCTCATCATCGTGCTTGCCGGTGTTTCGGTGATCGGCATGTTCATTGTGCTCTTGGTTTTGTTTCCGTCGATTCGGATCGTGCTGCAGATCCTAAACGCGCTCCCTACTGCGTTCATCGGAGGAGTGATGGCACTTGTCATCACTCAGCAAAGTCTCACCGTTGCGAGTCTCGTCGGATTCATCTCACTAGGCGGCATCGCGGTTCGCAACGGCATTTTGTTGGTCACTCACTACTTCCACCTAATGAAGGAGGAAGGCGAAGAGTTTACGCAGGAGATGGTGATGCGAGGCAGCCTGGAGCGACTCGCACCGGTTTTGATGACGGCGTTAACCGCTGGCATCGGACTGATTCCGCTCGTGCTCGGTGGTCAAGAACCAGGCCGTGAGATTTTGTATCCAGTTGCCACTGTCATCCTCGGCGGACTGACGACATCGACCTTCTGTGAATTCCTCATTCACCCTGGGCTCTTCTGGACGTTTTCTGGAAAGGACGCCGCTCGACTTGCAAAGCTTGAAACAGAGGAGGACGAGTTTGGAATGAATTAG
- a CDS encoding DUF3147 family protein, whose protein sequence is MVWMIVKALISAVVIVAVAEIAGRMPRVGALLLTLPIISILAFIMTWNKEQDMNSIAALARSTLVLVPLGLPFFAPFALSAKTGLSFWPSFAIGVLLASVTIGAWFRFGP, encoded by the coding sequence ATGGTTTGGATGATAGTCAAAGCGTTGATCTCGGCAGTCGTGATCGTAGCGGTTGCCGAGATCGCTGGACGGATGCCGAGAGTTGGCGCGTTGTTGTTGACACTGCCGATCATCAGCATCCTGGCGTTCATTATGACGTGGAATAAGGAACAAGACATGAACTCGATAGCGGCTCTGGCTCGCTCGACGCTTGTGCTTGTTCCACTCGGGCTACCGTTCTTCGCTCCGTTTGCCTTGTCAGCAAAAACAGGACTTTCGTTTTGGCCCAGCTTTGCAATCGGCGTCCTACTGGCGTCGGTAACCATAGGGGCCTGGTTCCGATTCGGCCCATAA
- a CDS encoding sterol desaturase family protein, whose translation MWLEVAIGILVLDLAIYGQHVLFHAVPWLWRLHMVHHADMDFDVTTGLRFHTFEILFSALIKLGVVIVLGPAAVVVVAFEVMLNATSMFNHSNVSIPLWLDRVLRFLVVTPDMHRVHHSIIRRETNSNFGFNLPWWDYLFRTYVAQPKDGHEHMLIGVKELRDEHQTERLPGMLQLPFRSNSKQNQ comes from the coding sequence ATGTGGCTTGAGGTTGCGATTGGTATTCTTGTCTTGGACCTCGCGATTTATGGTCAACATGTGTTGTTCCATGCGGTCCCTTGGCTTTGGCGATTGCACATGGTCCACCATGCCGACATGGATTTTGACGTGACGACGGGACTGCGGTTTCACACCTTTGAAATTCTTTTTTCTGCCTTGATCAAGTTGGGCGTCGTCATTGTGCTGGGACCAGCGGCTGTCGTGGTCGTTGCCTTTGAAGTGATGCTCAATGCGACGTCGATGTTCAATCACAGCAATGTCTCGATTCCGCTGTGGCTCGATCGTGTTTTGCGTTTTTTGGTTGTCACACCGGACATGCACCGTGTGCATCATTCGATCATCCGACGCGAAACGAACAGCAACTTCGGTTTTAATCTTCCCTGGTGGGACTATCTATTTCGGACCTATGTGGCGCAGCCAAAAGATGGCCACGAACACATGTTGATTGGAGTCAAGGAACTTCGCGATGAACACCAAACCGAACGCCTACCAGGAATGTTGCAATTGCCGTTTCGGTCAAACAGCAAACAGAACCAGTAG
- a CDS encoding TolC family protein, with protein sequence MLQSSEANVASTPATAIVAAPVITVAYNDKSDDDKPVATEEDDSDKESAGSLRAIMALDSPEQSLSEVAVVPFSASNEYYLSEQPAGLTLEAIESMALANNPTIAELVATTQKAAGFKCQVGLRANPVLGYSAVQLADQGTDQHSVFISQTIITGDKLALNRAVLNEALRAQLMQLEAQKYRIATDIRITFYDALAAQQRVNLIRDFQSVADKGVDIAEQRKEAQEGSQLEIVQAKVQKNEIDLALRQAQIRFDAAWREMAALAGNPDMMPVPLEGTLPNTETTLDWSIVASTMIASSPEVQSAQARINQARANLCRQQAQPIPNLDLQLASGYDNGTDNGMINFQVGAPIPVFNKNQGNISSARAEYVRASRELERIENSIKARLAQVSRDYDSSLVAVEQYSRDILPNSEDGLKLAELAYKTGETSFVQVLVARRTYFDTNLQYIVSQQQLAQARARVDGFVLTGALDAVVDNSGDDSLRGLTLSQQ encoded by the coding sequence ATGCTTCAATCGAGTGAAGCGAACGTCGCCTCAACACCGGCGACGGCCATCGTTGCGGCACCTGTGATCACGGTCGCGTACAACGACAAGTCGGATGACGACAAACCCGTTGCAACGGAAGAGGATGATTCCGATAAGGAGTCCGCCGGTTCCTTGCGAGCCATTATGGCGCTGGATTCGCCCGAACAGTCGCTCAGCGAAGTCGCCGTTGTGCCATTTTCAGCCAGCAATGAGTACTACCTCAGCGAACAGCCCGCCGGGTTGACGCTCGAAGCGATCGAGTCGATGGCTTTGGCGAACAATCCGACCATCGCTGAATTGGTCGCGACAACGCAAAAAGCCGCGGGTTTCAAATGCCAAGTCGGGCTGCGTGCCAACCCTGTACTCGGCTACAGCGCTGTCCAGCTCGCCGACCAAGGTACCGATCAGCACTCGGTGTTCATCTCACAAACAATCATTACCGGCGATAAATTGGCATTGAACCGCGCCGTGCTCAATGAAGCCTTGCGTGCTCAACTCATGCAGCTCGAAGCCCAGAAATATCGCATTGCGACTGACATTCGTATCACGTTCTACGATGCTTTGGCGGCACAGCAACGAGTGAATTTGATCCGCGATTTCCAATCGGTCGCTGACAAGGGAGTCGATATAGCCGAGCAACGCAAAGAGGCACAAGAAGGCTCGCAACTGGAAATCGTCCAAGCAAAGGTTCAAAAGAACGAGATTGACTTGGCCCTCCGGCAAGCCCAGATTCGTTTCGACGCCGCGTGGCGAGAGATGGCCGCCTTGGCTGGCAACCCTGACATGATGCCCGTGCCACTTGAAGGGACACTGCCCAACACGGAAACCACCTTGGACTGGTCGATCGTTGCATCCACGATGATTGCATCCAGTCCCGAAGTGCAGTCGGCGCAGGCACGAATCAATCAAGCCAGAGCCAATCTTTGCCGCCAACAGGCTCAGCCGATTCCAAACTTAGATTTGCAGCTCGCCTCTGGTTATGACAACGGAACGGACAACGGCATGATTAACTTTCAAGTCGGAGCACCGATCCCCGTCTTCAACAAAAACCAAGGCAACATCTCGTCGGCCCGCGCCGAGTATGTGCGTGCGTCACGCGAACTCGAACGAATCGAAAACTCGATCAAGGCACGCTTGGCCCAGGTGTCGCGAGACTACGATTCATCACTGGTCGCCGTCGAGCAGTATTCCAGGGACATCCTGCCCAACTCAGAAGACGGTTTGAAGCTCGCCGAGCTTGCCTACAAAACGGGCGAGACAAGCTTTGTTCAAGTCCTGGTGGCCCGCCGAACTTACTTTGACACGAACTTGCAGTACATCGTTTCGCAGCAGCAACTCGCTCAAGCCCGCGCACGAGTTGATGGCTTCGTTCTGACCGGAGCGTTGGATGCGGTCGTTGACAACAGCGGCGATGATAGCCTTCGCGGCCTAACGCTGAGTCAACAGTGA